The following are from one region of the Jatrophihabitans telluris genome:
- a CDS encoding ribonucleoside-diphosphate reductase subunit alpha, which translates to MTVTIDIPTPESPAPRKTMQVRKRNGDSEAVDVNKIVRAVERWAGDLDEVDPLRVATKTISGLYDGATTAELDRLSIQTSAEMITEEPQYSRLAARLLASYVEKEVRGQGIASFSQAIGLGHAEGLIGEETARFVKDNARKLDFAIDEDADRRFEYFGLRTVYDRYLLRHPKDRLVIETPQYFLLRVACGLSRTTTEAIDFYRLMSSLAYLPSSPTLFNSGTGHTQMSSCYLVDSPKDELDSIYSRYQQVARLSKFAGGIGISFSRVRSRGALIRGTNGQSNGIVPFLRTLDSSVAAVNQGGRRKGAACVYLDTWHPDVEEFLELRDNTGEDARRAHNLNLANWVPDEFMRRVEADEPWSLIDPDQVPELADLWGDAFDAAYRSAEAEGRFVRQVRARDLYGKMMRTLAQTGNGWMVFKDASNRLSNQTALAHNVVHLSNLCTEIIEVTNDGETAVCNLGSVNLARHLTPAADGVDWDKLRQTVRTAVPFLDRVIDINYYPSEQAAASNPRWRPVGLGVMGLQDVFFALRLPFDSPAALELSTRIAEEIYLTALETSAELAEQFGPHPAYAETRAAGGQLQPDLWGVTPTQTGRWTALRERVAASGLRNSLLIAIAPTATIASIAGCYECIEPQVSNLFKRETLSGEFLQINAALVRDLKAHGLWTAEVRDAIKRAEGSVQDLLALPAEARTLFRTAWELPQRALIDIAAARAPYIDQSQSLNLFMAAPSIGKLSSMYLHAWKSGLKTTYYLRSRPATRIQQATVAPTPRAGAAANQSATVSDEQALACSLENPENCEACQ; encoded by the coding sequence ATGACGGTCACCATCGACATTCCCACGCCGGAATCCCCGGCGCCCCGAAAGACGATGCAGGTACGCAAGCGAAACGGCGACAGCGAGGCGGTCGACGTCAACAAGATCGTTCGTGCGGTCGAGCGCTGGGCCGGCGACCTGGACGAGGTCGATCCGCTGCGCGTCGCCACCAAGACGATCAGCGGTCTCTACGACGGCGCGACCACCGCAGAACTTGACCGCCTGTCGATCCAGACCTCGGCCGAGATGATCACCGAGGAGCCGCAGTACTCCCGGCTTGCGGCCCGGCTGCTGGCCAGCTACGTCGAGAAGGAGGTCCGCGGCCAGGGCATCGCCTCGTTCAGCCAGGCGATCGGCCTCGGGCACGCTGAGGGCCTGATCGGCGAGGAGACCGCGCGCTTCGTCAAGGACAACGCCCGCAAGCTCGACTTCGCCATCGACGAGGACGCCGATCGCCGCTTCGAGTACTTCGGCCTGCGCACCGTCTACGACCGCTACCTGCTGCGGCATCCCAAGGATCGCCTGGTCATCGAGACCCCGCAGTACTTCCTGCTCCGCGTCGCCTGCGGGTTGTCCCGCACCACGACCGAGGCGATCGATTTCTACCGACTGATGTCCTCGCTCGCCTATTTGCCCAGCAGCCCGACGCTGTTCAACTCGGGTACGGGGCACACCCAGATGTCCTCCTGCTACCTCGTCGACTCGCCCAAGGACGAGCTCGACTCGATCTATTCGCGCTACCAGCAGGTCGCGCGCCTGTCGAAGTTCGCCGGCGGCATCGGGATCTCCTTCTCCCGCGTCCGCTCGCGCGGCGCCCTGATCCGGGGGACGAACGGCCAGTCGAACGGGATCGTCCCGTTCCTGCGCACGCTGGACTCCTCCGTCGCGGCCGTGAATCAGGGTGGCCGGCGCAAGGGCGCCGCGTGCGTCTACCTCGACACCTGGCACCCCGACGTCGAGGAGTTCCTGGAACTGCGGGACAACACCGGTGAGGACGCCCGGCGCGCCCACAACCTCAATCTCGCCAACTGGGTGCCGGACGAGTTCATGCGGCGCGTCGAGGCCGACGAGCCGTGGTCGCTGATCGACCCGGACCAGGTCCCCGAACTGGCCGATCTATGGGGCGACGCCTTCGACGCGGCCTACCGTTCGGCCGAGGCCGAGGGGCGTTTCGTCCGGCAGGTGAGGGCTCGTGACCTCTACGGCAAGATGATGCGCACCCTGGCCCAGACCGGCAACGGGTGGATGGTGTTCAAGGACGCGTCCAATCGCCTGTCGAATCAGACCGCGCTGGCCCACAACGTCGTGCATCTGTCCAACCTGTGCACCGAGATCATCGAGGTCACCAACGATGGCGAGACCGCTGTCTGCAACCTCGGCTCGGTCAACCTGGCGCGCCATCTCACGCCCGCGGCCGACGGCGTGGACTGGGACAAGCTCCGCCAGACCGTGCGGACCGCCGTGCCGTTCCTGGACCGGGTCATCGACATCAACTACTACCCGTCCGAGCAGGCCGCGGCGTCCAACCCGCGCTGGCGTCCAGTCGGCCTGGGTGTCATGGGGCTGCAGGATGTGTTCTTCGCGTTGCGGCTGCCCTTCGACTCCCCCGCCGCGCTGGAACTGTCGACCCGGATCGCGGAGGAGATCTACCTGACCGCACTGGAGACCTCGGCCGAGCTCGCCGAGCAGTTCGGACCACACCCTGCCTACGCCGAGACGCGTGCCGCCGGCGGACAGCTGCAGCCGGACCTCTGGGGCGTCACGCCGACCCAGACCGGGCGTTGGACCGCGCTGCGAGAGCGGGTTGCGGCGAGCGGGCTGCGCAACTCCCTGCTGATCGCGATCGCGCCCACCGCGACGATCGCCTCCATCGCCGGGTGTTACGAGTGCATCGAACCGCAGGTGTCGAACCTGTTCAAGCGCGAAACCCTCAGTGGGGAATTCCTGCAGATCAACGCCGCCCTGGTTCGTGATCTGAAAGCTCATGGACTGTGGACGGCTGAGGTCCGGGACGCGATCAAGCGGGCCGAAGGATCGGTCCAGGATCTCCTGGCGTTACCGGCGGAGGCCCGAACGTTGTTCCGCACCGCGTGGGAGCTGCCGCAACGGGCTTTAATCGATATCGCCGCGGCGCGGGCGCCTTACATCGACCAGTCGCAGTCGCTGAACCTGTTCATGGCCGCCCCGTCGATCGGCAAGCTGTCGTCGATGTACCTGCACGCCTGGAAGAGCGGTTTGAAGACGACGTACTACCTTCGGTCGCGCCCAGCGACCCGCATCCAGCAAGCGACCGTCGCCCCCACGCCCCGGGCGGGTGCGGCAGCGAACCAGTCCGCCACCGTCTCCGACGAACAAGCGCTCGCATGCTCCCTGGAGAACCCCGAGAACTGCGAGGCCTGCCAGTGA
- a CDS encoding ribonucleotide-diphosphate reductase subunit beta — MLLDPGMDLTLRPMRYPHFYDRFRDAIKNTWTVEEVDLHSDLKDLARLSPAEQHLVSRLVAFFATGDTIVSNNLVLNLYQHVNSPEGRLYLSRQLFEEAVHVQFYLTLLDTYVPDHTERFEAFAAVENIPSIRRKAEFCYKWIDSINQLHRLTNAPERRAFLLNLICFAACIEGLFFYGAFAYVYFLRSRGLLNGLASGTNWVFRDESMHMAFAFDVVDTVRAEEPDLFDEDLTQQVTDMIAEAVECEVAFAEDLLEQGVSGMSLLDMREYLQHVADRRLSQLGIDPLYGSKNPFAFMELQDVQELSNFFERKVSSYQVGVSGTVGFDDEF; from the coding sequence ATGCTGCTCGATCCGGGCATGGATCTGACCCTGCGGCCGATGCGGTACCCGCACTTCTACGACCGGTTCCGCGACGCGATCAAGAACACCTGGACCGTCGAGGAGGTCGATCTGCATTCGGACCTCAAGGATCTGGCGCGGCTCTCGCCCGCAGAGCAACACCTGGTCAGCCGGCTGGTCGCGTTCTTCGCCACCGGCGACACGATCGTCTCCAACAACCTGGTGCTGAACCTCTACCAGCACGTCAACTCCCCCGAAGGTCGGCTGTACCTGTCTCGGCAGCTGTTCGAGGAAGCCGTGCACGTCCAGTTCTATCTGACCCTGCTCGACACCTACGTTCCCGATCACACTGAACGGTTCGAGGCGTTCGCGGCGGTGGAGAACATCCCCTCGATCCGTCGCAAGGCCGAGTTCTGCTACAAGTGGATCGATTCCATCAACCAGCTGCACCGGTTGACGAATGCCCCGGAACGTAGGGCTTTTCTGCTCAATCTCATCTGCTTCGCGGCGTGCATCGAGGGCCTGTTCTTCTACGGTGCGTTCGCCTACGTCTACTTCCTGCGTTCCCGCGGATTGCTCAACGGGCTCGCGTCGGGAACGAACTGGGTCTTCCGCGACGAGTCGATGCACATGGCCTTCGCCTTCGATGTGGTCGACACCGTCCGCGCGGAGGAACCCGACCTGTTCGACGAAGACCTCACCCAGCAGGTGACGGACATGATCGCGGAGGCGGTCGAGTGCGAGGTGGCCTTCGCCGAAGACCTGCTCGAGCAGGGAGTGTCCGGGATGTCACTGCTGGACATGCGCGAATACCTGCAGCACGTGGCCGATCGGCGACTGTCCCAGTTGGGCATCGATCCGCTCTACGGCTCGAAGAACCCGTTCGCGTTCATGGAGTTGCAGGACGTGCAGGAGTTGTCGAACTTCTTCGAACGCAAGGTCTCGTCGTACCAGGTCGGGGTCAGCGGCACGGTCGGGTTCGACGACGAGTTCTGA
- a CDS encoding caspase family protein, translating to MAAKYRALLIGNATYPADEHNLQPLKGPPNDLAALRRALTDQETGLFDEINVTLLSETTSSRALRAIGTFFGSAQREDVLLLYFSGHGKLDQLGRLHLCMQDTDSADLLATAVSSTRINEFAEASRARTLVVVLDCCYAGAFRGGEFSDAVAGPGRYVLTSCRGTQLANDATEADGTSHFTQHLVEGLVGAAVDRDHDGYVDFSDLYAYIDRRLRAEGKQIPQRKVAGDGDIALAKRQGAPTADPPPGPPVRSDPATGRARSAGRDRWIGRRTTLAGVSVLAAAGLLTTIVLLQGTSGSGGHGHVGTTPNIVDRQYSAASPWRLKIQDAASVDGDPGCAVAIRSASGTTIQLAAGIYDPATFQVAQTGALTLLKNESGCQLAPLAGPGSLPLPATVANSRGDTDAFAVTGMITVTASALTGSTCPVTLRNAADGTVLNFERLTAATQAHQLSTGAARAAYVQHSGCAVLIAAAR from the coding sequence GTGGCCGCCAAGTACCGAGCGCTCCTGATCGGCAATGCCACCTATCCCGCCGACGAGCACAATCTTCAGCCGCTGAAGGGACCGCCGAATGACCTCGCCGCGCTCCGCCGCGCGCTGACCGACCAGGAAACGGGCCTCTTCGACGAAATCAACGTCACCCTGCTGAGTGAGACCACCTCCAGCAGAGCGCTTCGCGCGATCGGGACGTTCTTCGGATCGGCGCAGCGCGAGGACGTCCTGCTGCTCTATTTCAGCGGCCACGGAAAGCTCGACCAGCTCGGCCGGCTGCATCTATGTATGCAGGACACCGACAGCGCTGACCTGCTCGCCACCGCGGTCAGTAGCACCAGGATCAACGAGTTCGCGGAGGCGTCGCGGGCCCGGACGCTGGTGGTCGTCCTCGACTGTTGCTATGCCGGTGCCTTCCGGGGTGGCGAGTTCAGCGATGCGGTCGCCGGACCTGGCCGCTACGTCCTGACGAGCTGTCGCGGCACGCAGTTGGCCAACGACGCAACCGAGGCGGACGGGACGAGCCATTTCACCCAGCATCTGGTTGAGGGTCTGGTCGGCGCTGCCGTCGACCGTGACCACGACGGCTACGTCGACTTCTCAGACCTCTACGCCTACATCGACCGTCGTCTGCGCGCTGAGGGAAAGCAGATCCCACAGCGCAAGGTGGCCGGCGACGGTGACATTGCGTTGGCCAAGCGCCAAGGCGCACCGACTGCTGATCCGCCGCCGGGGCCGCCAGTCCGCTCTGATCCGGCCACAGGGCGTGCGAGGTCAGCCGGGCGGGACCGCTGGATCGGTCGCCGCACGACGCTCGCCGGTGTCAGCGTCCTTGCCGCTGCCGGGCTCCTCACCACGATCGTGCTGCTGCAGGGCACGTCGGGCTCGGGCGGACACGGCCATGTCGGCACGACACCGAACATCGTCGATCGCCAGTACTCGGCTGCCTCGCCGTGGAGACTGAAGATTCAGGACGCCGCCTCGGTCGACGGCGACCCCGGGTGCGCGGTCGCGATCCGATCGGCAAGCGGCACAACGATCCAGCTCGCCGCGGGAATCTACGATCCGGCGACTTTCCAGGTCGCGCAGACCGGTGCCCTGACCTTGCTGAAGAACGAATCCGGCTGCCAGCTCGCCCCACTGGCCGGGCCCGGCTCGCTCCCGCTTCCGGCCACCGTGGCAAACAGCCGGGGCGACACCGACGCCTTCGCGGTCACGGGCATGATCACGGTGACCGCGTCGGCTCTGACCGGAAGCACTTGCCCGGTGACGCTTCGCAATGCCGCGGACGGGACCGTGCTGAACTTCGAGCGCTTGACCGCGGCGACGCAGGCCCACCAGTTGAGCACTGGTGCGGCCCGCGCCGCCTATGTACAACACTCCGGGTGTGCGGTGCTGATCGCGGCTGCTCGGTAG
- a CDS encoding effector-associated constant component EACC1: protein MLQHSTAGPFELVIEPRSDAYSADDDRWRDQVAVLVSDLEHVAEIRQRHHVRAGAKGTITEVIVALGSAGAFTTTFEMFRAWLARDRDRRVDVRWDEDGQTHFVTLTGSAIDVDSVRSIAEAAARRVGGPQWPPSTERS, encoded by the coding sequence ATGCTCCAGCACAGCACAGCGGGTCCGTTCGAGCTGGTTATCGAGCCGCGCAGTGACGCGTACTCCGCCGATGACGACCGGTGGCGCGACCAGGTCGCGGTGCTCGTCTCCGATCTTGAGCATGTGGCCGAGATCCGGCAGCGGCACCACGTCCGGGCTGGGGCCAAGGGGACCATCACCGAGGTCATCGTCGCGCTCGGCAGCGCGGGGGCCTTCACGACGACCTTCGAGATGTTCCGGGCCTGGCTCGCCCGAGACCGCGACCGCCGCGTCGACGTCCGCTGGGACGAGGACGGCCAGACGCATTTCGTGACCCTGACCGGTAGCGCCATCGATGTGGACAGCGTTCGCAGCATCGCCGAAGCAGCCGCGCGACGCGTGGGAGGGCCACAGTGGCCGCCAAGTACCGAGCGCTCCTGA
- a CDS encoding MDR family MFS transporter, translated as MNAEATQETGFTHRQILVIMSGLMMGMFLASLDQTIVSTALPTIVGDFHRTDLLSWVITSYLLASTASTPLWGKAGDLYGRKRVFQLAIVVFLLGSMLCGASQNMFELIAFRGVQGIGGGGLISLVFAIIGDVIPPRERGRYQGYFGAVFGVSSVVGPLAGGFAVDNLSWHYIFYINLPLGIAALIVTNRVLHLPKRTREVNIDWWGALLLVAGVSAILLATQSGGTDYPWGSWQIIGLFILGAILLAGFGVREHLAREPILPLELFRLQIFTVSNTIAFISGVAMFGALAFLPQYMQLVHGVSATVSGLLLLPLLIGLLVMSIGSGRYISRTGRYRWFPLAGTVLVTLGLWLLTHIGAHTSLAVVGLYILVFGAGLGLFIQVLTLVVQNAVPMRQMGVATSSVTFFRSMGGAIGASALGAVLTARIAYEFPHYLPAATLASGGDKVSQLVQSPAILNALKRSNPALHEGIIQAYSHAIDRVFLVGTIVSAFSIIAALFIKQVQLRGGAGSAPAPTEPVVAAAPGGGH; from the coding sequence ATGAACGCCGAGGCGACGCAGGAGACCGGTTTCACCCATCGGCAGATCCTGGTCATCATGTCCGGCCTGATGATGGGCATGTTCCTGGCCTCGCTGGACCAGACGATCGTGTCCACCGCCCTGCCGACGATCGTCGGTGACTTTCACCGGACGGATCTGCTGTCGTGGGTGATCACGTCCTACCTCTTGGCCAGCACGGCCTCGACCCCGCTGTGGGGCAAGGCTGGTGACCTCTACGGGCGCAAGCGCGTTTTCCAGCTGGCGATCGTGGTCTTCCTGCTCGGATCCATGCTGTGCGGCGCCTCGCAGAACATGTTCGAGCTGATCGCGTTCCGCGGCGTGCAGGGAATCGGGGGCGGCGGCCTGATCTCGCTGGTCTTCGCCATCATCGGCGACGTCATCCCACCCCGCGAGCGTGGTCGGTACCAGGGTTACTTCGGCGCGGTCTTCGGCGTCTCCAGCGTCGTCGGCCCGCTGGCCGGTGGATTCGCGGTGGACAATCTGAGCTGGCACTACATCTTCTACATCAATCTGCCACTGGGTATCGCAGCGCTCATCGTGACCAACCGCGTGTTGCACCTGCCCAAGCGGACCCGCGAGGTCAACATCGACTGGTGGGGTGCGCTGCTGCTGGTCGCCGGTGTGTCGGCGATCCTGCTCGCCACCCAGTCCGGAGGCACGGACTACCCGTGGGGATCGTGGCAGATCATCGGCCTGTTCATCCTCGGGGCAATCCTGCTGGCGGGCTTCGGCGTGCGTGAACATCTGGCCAGGGAACCGATCCTGCCGCTGGAGCTGTTCCGGCTGCAGATCTTCACCGTCTCCAACACGATCGCCTTCATCAGTGGTGTCGCGATGTTCGGAGCGTTGGCCTTCCTACCGCAGTACATGCAACTCGTCCACGGGGTCTCGGCGACGGTGTCGGGGTTGTTGCTGCTGCCCTTGCTGATCGGCCTGCTGGTGATGAGCATCGGCTCCGGGCGGTACATCTCGAGGACGGGCCGCTACCGGTGGTTCCCGCTGGCGGGCACCGTGCTCGTCACGCTCGGACTCTGGTTGCTGACCCACATCGGGGCCCACACCTCACTGGCCGTCGTGGGCCTGTACATCCTGGTGTTCGGGGCCGGTCTGGGCCTGTTCATCCAGGTCCTGACCCTCGTCGTCCAGAATGCCGTCCCCATGAGGCAGATGGGTGTGGCCACCTCATCGGTGACGTTCTTCCGGTCGATGGGCGGCGCGATCGGCGCCTCCGCCCTGGGCGCTGTTCTGACCGCGCGCATCGCTTATGAGTTCCCGCACTATCTGCCGGCCGCGACCCTGGCCAGTGGGGGCGACAAGGTGTCGCAACTCGTCCAGAGTCCCGCCATCCTGAACGCGCTCAAGCGCAGCAACCCGGCTTTGCACGAGGGCATCATCCAGGCCTACTCACACGCCATCGACCGAGTTTTCCTCGTCGGCACAATAGTGTCCGCGTTCAGCATCATCGCGGCGCTGTTCATCAAACAGGTCCAACTGCGCGGCGGCGCCGGGTCAGCACCTGCACCGACCGAACCCGTCGTGGCGGCCGCCCCAGGAGGTGGGCACTGA
- a CDS encoding AAA family ATPase: MPGVTITANYGAGGSYIAPAVARALSVPMLDRAISTEVAAALHVSVQEAEGGQLKRSLVDRFLGVLAPLSGGVLGAGTDAAPPENAFPAPEDSDLFREQAEVIMRSALASGAVIHGRAGAAAFQREPGVLHVYLGGATQARIVQGAAIEHVSLEQARKARAEVDRARAHYVRRLYNISIDDPSLYDLQLDSTRLPLDTCVELITLAYRSLRPDRARSDRGAE; the protein is encoded by the coding sequence ATGCCCGGAGTCACCATCACCGCCAACTACGGCGCCGGCGGCAGCTACATCGCGCCGGCCGTGGCCCGCGCGCTGAGCGTGCCGATGCTCGACCGCGCCATCAGCACCGAGGTCGCGGCAGCCCTGCACGTATCGGTCCAGGAAGCCGAGGGTGGCCAGCTGAAACGGTCCCTGGTCGATCGGTTCCTCGGCGTGCTCGCACCGCTGTCCGGCGGCGTGCTCGGCGCGGGTACCGACGCCGCTCCACCGGAGAATGCCTTTCCCGCGCCGGAGGATTCCGATCTGTTCCGCGAGCAGGCCGAAGTGATCATGCGGTCGGCCCTCGCCTCGGGTGCCGTCATCCACGGCCGGGCCGGAGCGGCCGCCTTCCAGCGCGAACCCGGCGTGCTGCACGTTTACCTCGGCGGCGCCACGCAGGCCCGCATCGTCCAGGGCGCCGCTATCGAACACGTCTCCCTAGAACAGGCCCGTAAGGCACGGGCCGAGGTGGACCGAGCCCGCGCGCACTACGTCCGCCGGCTGTACAACATCAGCATCGACGACCCGTCGCTGTATGACCTTCAGCTGGACAGCACCCGTCTCCCGCTCGACACCTGCGTCGAACTGATCACGCTCGCGTACCGGTCCCTGCGCCCGGACCGCGCCCGATCAGATCGCGGCGCTGAATGA